The following are from one region of the Andrena cerasifolii isolate SP2316 chromosome 1, iyAndCera1_principal, whole genome shotgun sequence genome:
- the Ftz-f1 gene encoding ftz transcription factor 1 encodes MLLEMEQHSGLISLNMSPFHLSPQGSPQGAAGAGQQQTQQQQPHYGSSPYGNCAQSPPSTMCHQSQSQQQPPQQQQQQQLSVHGQAHSQGGISSFDAAFFDSTALEERCPMCGDKMSGYQYGLLTCESCKGFFKRNSSPCSSKKVYTCLFSPTGGGGGGGGGGGGGGGGGGGSGGNGNNGGTTTGGCGASSALEIGSCGNKKVYTCLFSPTGAGSGTGGNGGGSNGAANGAGGGCGTSTALESSGGSGYAAGAGSGGAGDGGSAGAASGSGPTAGNAAAGGGGSGSGSGAGAGGGGGGSATVSGNVAIPTTTYCLPTGTLCHPGLGQVGVGVVTGSIPCPSDFPDTKDIVIEELCPVCGDKVSGYHYGLLTCESCKGFFKRTVQNKKVYTCVAERSCHIDKTQRKRCPYCRFQKCLEVGMKLEAVRADRMRGGRNKFGPMYKRDRARKLQMMRQRQLALQTIRGSLGDPSNYPSAVTPFLHIKQEIQIPQVSSLTSSPDSSPSPAAVAAGLVTTQAGTGAGQHQLIAPSSQPNISGGNHLYNLNPGLDSKLWAANSTTPSPKAFNFGEQSMQPHAAAGSATPTVATKTSPMIRDFVQTVDDREWQASLFGLLQNQTYNQCEVDLFELMCKVLDQNLFSQVDWARNSVFFKDLKVDDQMKLLQHSWSDMLVLDHLHQRLHNNLPDETTLHNGQKFDLLCLGLLGVPSLADLFNELSAKLQELKFDLSDYICMKFLMLLNHEVRGLVNKKHVQEGHDQVQQALLDYTLTCYPSVTDKFNKLLAVLPEIHVVASRGEDHLYQKHCSGGAPTQTLLMEMLHAKRK; translated from the exons ATGTTATTGGAGATGGAGCAGCATTCGGGCCTGATATCCCTGAACATGTCGCCGTTCCATCTGAGCCCGCAGGGTAGCCCCCAAGGTGCGGCCGGGGCCGGCCAGCAACAGACCCAGCAACAGCAACCGCACTACGGCTCCTCGCCTTACGGCAATTGCGCCCAGAGCCCGCCGTCCACCATGTGCCACCAGTCCCAGTCGCAGCAGCAACCgccgcagcagcaacagcagcaacagttgTCGGTCCACGGTCAGGCGCACTCGCAGGGCGGCATATCGAGCTTCGACGCCGCGTTCTTCGACTCCACCGCCCTGGAGGAGCGGTGCCCGATGTGCGGCGACAAAATGTCCGGCTACCAGTACGGGCTGCTCACGTGCGAGTCTTGCAAGGGTTTCTTCAAACGCAACAGCTCGCCGTGCAGCAGCAAGAAAGTATACACGTGTCTGTTCTCGCCTACGGGCGGCGGAGGAGGTGGCGGAGGAGGcggcggaggtggaggaggaggtggcggCGGTAGCGGAGGAAACGGTAACAACGGCGGAACAACGACCGGTGGCTGTGGCGCATCTTCGGCACTCGAGATCGGCTCTTGCGGCAACAAGAAGGTGTACACGTGTCTATTCTCGCCAACAGGGGCCGGAAGCGGCACTGGGGGAAACGGAGGCGGCAGCAACGGTGCGGCGAACGGCGCTGGAGGCGGCTGCGGCACGTCGACGGCCCTTGAGAGCAGCGGAGGCAGCGGTTACGCCGCTGGAGCCGGGAGCGGAGGCGCGGGTGACGGTGGTAGCGCGGGTGCCGCTAGCGGCAGTGGACCCACCGCAGGAAACGCGGCTGCTGGCGGCGGCGGTAGCGGTAGTGGTAGCGGCGCTGGAGCTGGCGGAGGAGGCGGTGGATCCGCTACGGTAAGCGGCAATGTCGCGATACCAACTACCACCTACTGTTTACCAACTGGTACCCTCTGTCATCCTGGATTGGGCCAGGTCGGGGTTGGTGTCGTGACCGGCTCGATACCGTGCCCGTCCGACTTCCCCGACACCAAGGACATCGTCATCGAGGAGCTCTGCCCGGTGTGCGGCGACAAGGTCTCCGGCTATCACTACGGGCTGCTCACCTGCGAGTCCTGCAAGGGTTTCTTCAAGCGCACCGTCCAGAACAAGAAGGTGTACACGTGCGTCGCCGAAAGGTCCTGTCACATCGACAAGACGCAGCGGAAACGGTGTCCCTATTGCCGTTTTCAAAAGTGCCTCGAAGTTGGCATGAAGCTTGAGG CCGTGCGAGCGGACCGGATGCGAGGTGGTAGAAACAAATTCGGCCCGATGTACAAGAGAGACCGAGCGCGGAAGCTGCAAATGATGAGACAACGGCAGCTGGCACTGCAAACGATACGCGGCAGCCTCGGTGATCCATCGAACTATCCCTCCGCCGTAACGCCTTTCCTGCATATTAAACAGGAGATCCAAATACCTCAGGTCTCGAGTCTAACGTCTTCTCCAGATTCGAGTCCATCCCCCGCAGCCGTGGCCGCTGGTCTGGTCACGACACAGGCTGGCACAGGAGCCGGTCAGCATCAACTGATCGCACCGTCCTCCCAGCCAAACATTTCTGGCGGCAATCACCTGTACAACCTCAACCCTGGCCTGGATAGCAAGCTATGGGCTGCCAATTCTACCACCCCCAGCCCCAAGGCCTTCAACTTTGGCGAACAGTCGATGCAGCCGCACGCGGCCGCCGGCTCCGCAACCCCGACCGTCGCCACGAAAACTAGTCCGATGATAAGAGACTTCGTGCAAACGGTCGACGACCGCGAGTGGCAGGCGTCCCTTTTCGGACTGTTGCAAAACCAAACGTACAATCAGTGTGAAGTGGACTTGTTCGAATTAATGTGCAAAGTGCTCGATCAGAATCTGTTCTCGCAGGTGGACTGGGCAAGGAACTCCGTATTCTTCAAGGATCTCAAG GTTGATGACCAAATGAAGTTGCTACAGCACTCCTGGTCGGATATGTTGGTGCTCGACCACCTTCATCAAAGGTTACATAATAATCTGCCTGACGAGACTACACTTCATAATGGCCAAAAGTTTGATCTCCTTTGTCTCGGCCTACTCGGAGTTCCCTCCCTGGCGGACCTGTTCAATGAATTGTCCGCCAAGCTTCAGGAACTGAAGTTCGACCTCTCGGACTACATATGCATGAAATTCTTGATGCTGCTCAATCATG AAGTCCGTGGACTAGTTAACAAGAAACACGTGCAGGAGGGTCACGATCAAGTCCAGCAAGCTCTTTTGGATTACACGTTGACATGTTATCCATCTGTAACG GATAAGTTTAACAAGCTGCTAGCAGTATTACCAGAAATCCATGTGGTAGCGAGCAGGGGAGAGGATCACCTTTATCAGAAGCATTGTAGTGGTGGGGCACCAACTCAAACCCTTCTCATGGAGATGCTCCATGCTAAGAGAAAATGA